In Prunus dulcis chromosome 1, ALMONDv2, whole genome shotgun sequence, the following are encoded in one genomic region:
- the LOC117637753 gene encoding GDSL esterase/lipase At4g16230-like, with product MGIIFQILVVYFFLLVSCSANKSVPAFFTFGDSLVDVGNNNNLLTQAKANFYPHGIDFGNNPRGRFSNGRTTFDILQQELGFAQFTPPYLAPTTVGDALLQGVNYASSGSGIFNYTGYFFGERINFDTQISNHGRTVLAIMSRIGIPAAQKLLRRAIYGVVIGSNDIMFREFTPMAMSMSEEAYLDFLISRLKLALTTLYNLNARKITISNAGPSGCIPYEKEIHPVPKGSCVRLINRMAQTYNDKLKGMLAELNKDLLGAKFIYVDIYQILLDLTKNYVSYGFENATSACCSFAVTPVGLVPCNPLSKICPDRSKYIFWDAFHLTDAANVIATRHMMDGGLNYVSPMNFRQLVQS from the exons ATGGGGATTATATTCCAAATTCTTGTAGTCTACTTCTTCTTGTTGGTTAGCTGCTCAGCCAACAAAAGTGTTCCTgcttttttcacttttggcGATTCCTTGGTTGATGTGGGGAACAACAACAACCTTCTAACTCAAGCTAAGGCAAATTTTTACCCTCATGGAATTGATTTTGGGAATAACCCAAGAGGACGATTTTCAAATGGGAGAACAACTTTTGACATTCTTC AACAGGAATTGGGTTTCGCACAATTTACTCCTCCTTACTTGGCACCAACTACCGTTGGAGACGCACTTCTGCAGGGTGTCAATTATGCTTCCTCTGGCTCTggaattttcaattatactgGATATTTCTTT GGTGAACGAATCAATTTTGACACGCAAATAAGTAACCATGGAAGAACCGTGCTTGCTATCATGTCGAGGATTGGCATTCCTGCAGCTCAGAAATTGTTGAGAAGAGCCATTTATGGGGTTGTAATTGGCTCTAACGATATAATGTTCAGGGAGTTTACACCCATGGCCATGTCCATGTCCGAAGAAGCTTATTTGGATTTCCTGATTTCAAGACTCAAATTAGCACTCACT ACACTCTACAACTTGAATGCTAGAAAGATCACCATCTCCAACGCTGGACCTAGTGGGTGTATTCCATATGAGAAAGAAATACATCCAGTTCCAAAGGGAAGTTGTGTTCGTCTGATAAATCGTATGGCTCAAACATATAACGACAAGTTGAAGGGCATGCTTGCCGAGCTTAACAAAGATCTTCTAGGGGCAAAGTTTATTTACGTAGATATTTACCAAATATTACTAGATctcacaaaaaattatgtgTCATATG GCTTTGAGAATGCAACTTCTGCATGCTGCTCGTTTGCCGTGACCCCAGTGGGACTGGTGCCATGCAATCCTTTATCTAAAATTTGTCCCGACAGATCCAAGTATATATTCTGGGATGCGTTTCACTTAACAGACGCTGCCAATGTTATTGCAACAAGGCATATGATGGATGGTGGCTTAAATTATGTATCACCTATGAATTTTAGGCAACTTGTTCAGTCTTGA
- the LOC117616529 gene encoding peroxidase 29 — translation MDLRAIVVGISLFVFSIGAEGQGLSYNFYENSCPQVEAIVRAALQPIFLTDPTAPAALLRLMFHDCQVQGCDASILVDPNENSVSSEMAAGKNFGIRKRESINILKSIVELECPQQVSCSDILVLTAREAVSASGGPQIKVPLGRRDSSVPPSYKLADSLLPSATIGVDGMLQLFAKKGMTVEESVAIMGAHTLGVTHCLNILNRLSRLDQGGRVEGMAPMFEAFLRINCPQGSLTSNASFVLNDPTTLTFDNHYYNNVIRGHGVLRVDAEMVMDPRTALAVKRFAADQDGFFQAFSSAFVKFSSSGVLSGNQGVVRKICNVLD, via the exons ATGGATCTGAGAGCTATAGTGGTAGGCATATCTCTGTTTGTGTTCAGCATTGGAGCTGAAGGGCAAGGGCTTTCTTATAATTTCTATGAGAACTCATGCCCACAAGTCGAGGCCATTGTTAGAGCTGCCCTCCAACCTATTTTTCTCACTGATCCCACTGCTCCGGCAGCTCTGTTGAGGCTCATGTTCCATGATTGCCAAGTTcag GGCTGTGATGCTTCAATTCTTGTGGATCCAAATGAGAACAGTGTGTCATCGGAGATGGCTGCAGGGAAAAACTTTGGTATCAGAAAGAGAGAGTCAATCAACATTCTCAAGTCAATAGTTGAATTAGAATGTCCCCAACAGGTTTCTTGCTCCGACATTCTTGTCTTAACTGCTCGGGAGGCAGTGTCTGCGTCAGGAGGGCCACAGATAAAGGTTCCTTTGGGAAGAAGAGACTCTTCTGTTCCTCCAAGCTATAAGCTTGCAGATTCTTTGCTTCCTTCTGCCACCATCGGAGTTGATGGCATGCTTCAACTATTTGCAAAGAAAGGGATGACAGTCGAAGAATCTGTGGCCATAATGG GCGCGCACACACTAGGGGTGACACATTGTTTGAACATTCTAAATCGTCTAAGCAGACTTGATCAAGGTGGGCGTGTAGAAGGCATGGCGCCCATGTTTGAAGCATTCCTAAGGATAAACTGTCCTCAAGGCTCTTTGACATCAAATGCAAGCTTCGTTCTTAATGACCCTACAACACTTACATTCGACAACCACTACTACAATAATGTAATTAGAGGCCATGGGGTACTTAGAGTTGATGCTGAAATGGTGATGGACCCGCGCACAGCTCTCGCTGTCAAGAGATTTGCTGCCGATCAGGATGGTTTCTTTCAGGCATTTTCTTCTGCCTTTGTCAAGTTCTCTAGCTCTGGTGTCCTGAGTGGGAATCAAGGTGTTGTTAGAAAGATATGCAATGTATTGGACTGA